In one window of Deltaproteobacteria bacterium DNA:
- the rplS gene encoding 50S ribosomal protein L19: MKSTYEFEKSYIEKQGKELPEIRSGDTVKIHTKIKEGEKERIQIFTGTVIRNRGSGLNKTLTVRKMSYGIGVERIFPLYSPSIEKIEIAKRGKVRRSRLYYLRERRGKAARIKEKR; encoded by the coding sequence ATGAAAAGTACATATGAATTTGAAAAGTCATACATTGAAAAGCAAGGGAAGGAATTGCCCGAGATAAGGTCGGGAGATACGGTGAAAATACACACAAAGATAAAAGAAGGAGAAAAAGAAAGAATACAAATATTTACCGGTACCGTGATCAGAAACAGAGGATCGGGCCTGAATAAAACTCTTACCGTAAGAAAAATGTCTTACGGTATAGGAGTAGAAAGAATATTCCCCCTATACAGTCCATCTATAGAAAAGATAGAAATAGCAAAAAGAGGTAAGGTAAGAAGGTCTCGCCTTTATTATTTGAGGGAAAGGAGGGGAAAGGCTGCCCGCATTAAAGAAAAGAGATAA
- the trmD gene encoding tRNA (guanosine(37)-N1)-methyltransferase TrmD, which yields MKFFILSIFPNMFQSPFSESIIKRAQEKELVEVELVDIRDFTLTKHRQADDYPYGGGCGMVLKPEPVYRAMDFVKEKVKDIYTIILTPQGEIFHQEIAKNLVKKENIALICGRYEGFDERIRYLADMELSIGRYILSGGEIAAMVITDTVTRLIPNVIENPKSLEEETFFNEDWIEYPQYTRPYEFRGMRVPDILLSGNHEKIREWRMKMAKRRKK from the coding sequence ATGAAATTTTTTATATTATCCATATTCCCCAATATGTTTCAGTCTCCGTTTTCAGAAAGCATTATAAAAAGAGCCCAGGAGAAAGAGTTGGTGGAAGTAGAATTGGTAGATATAAGAGATTTTACACTAACAAAACATAGACAAGCCGATGATTATCCATACGGTGGCGGATGTGGCATGGTATTAAAACCCGAACCCGTTTATCGGGCGATGGATTTTGTAAAAGAAAAAGTAAAAGATATATATACCATAATACTTACACCTCAGGGAGAGATATTTCATCAGGAGATAGCGAAAAATCTGGTTAAAAAAGAAAATATTGCCTTGATCTGCGGTAGATATGAAGGATTTGATGAAAGAATAAGATATTTGGCCGATATGGAATTGTCTATAGGAAGGTATATTTTAAGCGGAGGAGAAATAGCAGCAATGGTGATAACAGACACAGTCACCAGGCTTATACCAAATGTTATAGAAAATCCAAAATCTTTAGAAGAAGAAACCTTTTTCAATGAAGACTGGATAGAATACCCACAATATACCAGACCTTACGAATTTAGAGGAATGAGGGTGCCGGACATACTACTTTCCGGGAATCATGAGAAAATAAGGGAATGGAGAATGAAAATGGCTAAAAGGAGAAAAAAATGA
- a CDS encoding KH domain-containing protein, with translation MKNLIANIAKFLVDNPDEVEVSQMEGEKTTVIELRVNHNDLGKVIGKQGRTAQAMRTILSAASTKIGKKALLEILE, from the coding sequence ATGAAAAACTTAATTGCTAATATCGCTAAGTTCCTTGTAGATAACCCGGACGAAGTAGAAGTTTCTCAAATGGAAGGTGAAAAAACAACGGTGATTGAATTGAGAGTAAATCATAACGATTTAGGAAAGGTTATAGGAAAACAAGGAAGAACAGCACAAGCAATGAGAACTATACTCAGCGCCGCATCAACAAAGATAGGCAAAAAAGCTCTGTTAGAAATACTGGAATAA
- the rpsP gene encoding 30S ribosomal protein S16 yields the protein MSVVIRLKRGGKKKKPAYRIVVADKKAPRDGKTIDAIGTYDPFLDGAEKVKLNKEKLDAWIKKGARISEGTKSILKSVLKSL from the coding sequence GTGAGTGTTGTGATCAGGTTAAAAAGAGGGGGCAAAAAGAAAAAACCCGCTTATAGGATTGTAGTGGCAGATAAAAAAGCCCCGAGGGATGGAAAAACGATAGATGCTATTGGTACATATGATCCATTCTTGGATGGTGCTGAAAAAGTAAAATTGAACAAAGAAAAACTGGATGCATGGATTAAAAAAGGTGCACGGATAAGTGAAGGAACAAAAAGCATACTGAAATCTGTTTTAAAGTCGTTGTAA